ATCAATTAGCATAGATAAAACTATGAAAAAGCACATTCTGATTTTAATTTTATTTAGTTGGCTTTGCAGCTTGCAGACTATTTTAGCTCAACAAAGTAAAATTACTAACGCAGGCATTCACCTAAACAACGGAGAATTTGAGGAAGCATTAAAAAATGTAGATGAGGCGTTAGCGAATGAGTCTACTAAAAACGAACCTAAGGCTTACTTTTATAGAGTAAGAGCTTTGGTAGGTATCGCTGGTAATCCCAAGTTGTTTGCCAAGTATCCTAATGCTGGTGAAGAGGCTTATCAAGCCTACAAAAAAACTATGGAATTAGACACTAAGGGGAAATATAAAGAGGATTTAGTAAAAATTTACGTTCCACAAATTTCTTTAATTTTATTTAATGGAGCGCTTACAGAACTCAAAGAAAAAAAGTACAATACAGCTAAGGAAAAGCTCAAAAAAGTAGCCGACATGAATCCTTTAGATGTAAAAAAACCTGTTTCTTTGCAGTATCACACTGTACTTGGACAGGCAGCTTATTTTGATGGGGATTTTACCTTAGCCAAAGCCACACTTTCTCAATTAGTAGAGAAAAATGCTGAGGACCCTACTGCTTATTTAACTTTATCTAACATCTACAATCAAGAGAAAAATTTTGAACAAGCTTTATCTATTCTTCAAAAAGGTAAATCTGTCAATGAAGCTCTTATTGCTAAAATTAACAAAAGCATAGACAGTATAAAATCAACTAAGGGCTTCAACGAAAAAGATCCTACCTACAAATTTCTTAAAGAAGGACTAGATGCTTGTATTGCTAACAAAGTACGCATGCGTAATGAAGAATTTAATATTTATATCCGCCAAGGCACAATTGACCAAAAAATCAACGAGCTTAAACAAGAAGTAGAAAAGGACCCAAATGATGTAGCACTTCGTTATTTGTACGGCAAAGTTTCTGAACCCAAAGATAAAGACAAAGCTGAAATTAGCGCCTTCAAAACCTCAATTGAGCAATACAAAAAAGTAATAGAGCTCAATCCTACCTACTTTGATGCTCTATACGATTTGGGTGCTATTTACTTACGAGAAGGTAAACGTTTACATGATGCCGCAGAAGAGCTTTTCTTAAAAGATAAGGCTAAATCTGAAGAAATGGAGAAAAGTTCAAAAGAACATTTCAACATAGCTTTGGGCTATCTAGAAAGGGCTAACGAAATTCAGCCCCGAAACGCTGATTTAATCAATGCTTTACGTAGTTTGTACATTAGCAGTGGACAAATTGAGAAGGCTAATTTAGTCAAATGTCGGATTGATCCAAATTGCACACAAAGGCTTTATTCTCGCAAACAATTAGAAAATATGCTCGTTGGTAAGAAGAGAGAAGTAATGACCCAAGAAATAGGTAACCCCAAGGACCCTAATGGCAAAAAGAATCCTGATGGTACGGTATCCGTTTTTTATGAACGTATTAGCTATGACGGAGATAACTTTAAGAATCCTGATGCGCAGATGGAAGTTATTTTTGACGGTGCAAAAATTAAGGAACTTAAATTTCAGTAATAGTTACACATACTCAAAAAGATGTTATAGGCTTAGCCATTTACTAATAAGTTCATAGATCCTTATTGTCCAAATGTGATACAGTTTGGCACTGAATTTTGTATCTTTGTATATGTACTTGTGCAGATTACTTGTAGTTTGTGCTGTGATAACCATTACTGCTTGTGATTCGCCCAGAAATAGTACAAAGTCCCCTAAAAAAGAAGTAGTTTTAGTAGAGGGAAACTTTAAGATTACAGAAATATCCGATAAAAATTTGATTAAGATACAAGGACCTATTAGGACCTTTGAAGAGCTTTCTATTGTAGTTAATCCTGCTAATCCTGACTATTGGACAGGTGGCGCTCAAGTACCTCTCTACTATTTTACTACCCCTGACAATGGTAAAACTTGGAAATACAACCGTATTCGTAATAGAAACATAAATGTTTTAGGAGACCCTGCTCTAACTGCAGATAAAGAAGGTAATGTGTACATGGTTTATATTGGGGGATGGAAAGACTCGGGCATTTTTTGCCAAGTCTCTACGGATAAAGGACTAACTTTTCCAGGTAAAAGCACAGATGTACTTGCCCACAAAGGTTTAGTTCCTTTTGAGGATAAAGCCTATCCTTGCGCAGACCTAACTGATAATCCCCAAACACAGAATAATATCTACATAGCATGGACACAATTTAGTCGGTACAGAGGGCTAAAAGAATGGGACGAAATGTATAAGGGTACAAAAGATAGCAGTATCATTCTTTTTGCTCGTTCAACAGATAGAGGTAAAACTTTTTCTAAACCTATTCGCTTAGATACCAAAGCAGGTAGCGCTGCAGATGATGATCACACAAATGAAGGTGCTATGCCCGCAGTAGGTCCCAATGGAGAAGTATATGTTTCTTGGGCTTGCGATGAAAATATCTACTTTGTAAAATCATTGGATGCAGGACAAACTTTTACCAAGCCCATAGTAGCTACTAATATTGTAGGGGGTTGGAACATTACCATTCCAGGATTAGACCGAAGCAATGGAATGCCTGTAATAGGTTGCGATATTGCGCCCAACAGCCGTTACAGGGGTACTATTTATATCAATTGGGTGGATACTCGCAACGGAATAGATAATACAGATGTATTTATTGTGAAATCTACCGATGGTGGAAAGACATGGAGCAAACCCATTCGGGTCAATCAAGATAAAACAAGAAGTTACCAATTTTTAACTTGGATGTCTGTTGATCCCATCACAGGGTATATTTACTGCGTATTTTATGACCGAAGCCGTACCAAAGGTAATGCCACAGAAGTGATTTTAGCTGTTTCTAGAGATGGAGGGGAAACTTGGACAAATGAGTTTATATCTGAAAAACCTTTTACACCTTACGAAACAGACTTTTTTGGGGATTATATTGGCATATCTGCTTATGCAGGTAGAGTGCGCCCTTTTTGGATGCATTGGGAAAATCATGAATCAGTTCTGTATATTAAAAAATATGATGAACCTAACCTTACTTTTCAGCCAAAACAATAAGCCCTGTACCTGTGGAGTTATTTTGATGAAGGTCTATCCAATTGAGTACAAAGCAAATGGGAAAAAATATCAAGTAATAAAACGGTAAAAGGATAAAAAACCATTTACTTTTATTGAGCAGCAAAAGAGGATATTTCATAGAAAGACGCCAAGATATTTTACCATACGTGCCGTAAGAATAGAGCACTTCTACTTTTGAAAAACCTGCTTTAAGCAGCTTTTGAGTAATATCTTTCTTGTTGTAACCTTCACGAACATGCTCTTCAATAAAAGAGGTATCGCCTTCTTGATGCACGTCGCTTCCACCTTCATCTGATGGGGTTGAGATAAAGAGTTTTCCGCCTTTTTTAAGTGAGATAGCAAAATTTTGGAATACTTGTTCATCAGGTAAGATATGTTCCATTACATCAATAGATAGAATTGCATCAAACGTATCAGGTTTTTGATAAGTAATTAAGTCTTCTACATAAAATTTAACCTTGTCTGACTTACCTATTTTTTCAAAAAATTGATTACAGTCGCGAATTTGCTCTTCTTTTACGTCTACTGCTGTAATTTGCCATAGGTTGCTCATTTTAGAAAGAGTATAAGTGTATTGACCAAAGCCACAACCTGCATCAAGAATGTGTATAGGTTTGTTTTTTTTATCTTTTGCCCATGTTTTTACATGTTTGTAAATATGCCATGCGCGCAATAAAAGCAAGTTGAGTAGCTTGTAGAATAGTTTGCGTAGAAATGGAGTTTTGTTGAATACCTTTCCTAATGATTTTTTTATAGGGTCGTAGTGCATGGGGCAAAAATAGGTACATTTATGGGAATTTTGAAGTAGTCTAGTAGAATGTAAATAGACTTTGTTCGGCATCCGAAGTAGTTTTTTAGCTAAAACGGAGGACTTGTATTATTTTGCGTGAGGCATGCGAAGGGCGTGCGTTAGCACGGTGCGTAGCGAAGCGAAGCACCGAAGCGTAAGCGTAGCCCGTAGCACGCCGACCTTGTGGGCATGAGCGCAGCGAAACGCCCACAAGGGCACGCCCAAAAAATAATTCATTCAAAATCAATTTCAATACTTGAATTTGAACGAATTAAAGTCAAATAATCAAACAAAATTTGCTATTACAAAAAATCCTTTATACCTTTGCAGGCAATTTATGCGGGAATGGCGGAACTGGTAGACGCACTAGACTTAGGATCTAGCGCCGCAAGGCATGGGGGTTCGATTCCCTCTTCCCGCACAAACACCTTGTAATCTAAGCCATTACAAGGTTATTTTATTCAAAAAAAAGAGTATGAACATCAGTTTTGAAGAAAAAGCATCATTAGTCGGAGAGATAAAAATAGAATTAGAACCCCAAGATTATCTTACTCCTGTTCAGCAAAAAATAAAAGAAGTAAGCAAACGCGCCCAACTACCTGGATTTAGACCTGGCAAAGTTCCGCCCTCTCTGCTCCAAAAGATGTATGGAAAAAGCATACTACTAGATGAGATAAATAAAATTATCAACAATAACGTCCAAAAATACTTGCAAGATAACCAAATAAACATTCTTTTTAACGCTGAATTAGATGCAGAAAAGTCGCCCTCAATAGTAGAGATAAACAACCTTAACTTCAACCAACCTACTCCGCTACACTTTTACTTGAACGTCGTAGTCAAGCCAAAACTCGACATAGACCTAGCTCAAATTTTCTCAGGAGAAGAATTTACTAAATACAAAGTAGTTGTAAGCGAAGAAGATGTAGAAGAAGAGATTACTAACATAAGCTACTATTTAGGCGAGCGTCAAGAAGCTCAAAGTATAGAAATTAACGATACCATATACGGTACTTTGAAAGTAGAGCAAAAACCAGAGTTAGACAGAGCTGTGCACATCAACCTACGCAAAGTACCTGTTAGCATAGCTGAAAAGTTTTTGTCTAAAAAAGTTAAAGACACTGTTACTCTAAGCTTAGAAGCTCTCAAAGAAATGTATTCCTACAAAGGAATTGGTGCTATCAGTGAAGAGTTTTTACAAAATCAAGACTCATCATCGGAATACATTTTTGTGATACAAAACATTATTCGAATTACGCCCAAACCTGTGGATGAAACTTTTTATAGCAATGTTTCAGAAGGTAAAATCAAAGAAAAAGATGCTTTTTATGAGTTTATCAAAGAAAGACTTACGCAAAAATTTGAATTTTTATCTAAACAACGCTTGTACCAACAAATTGAACAAAAACTGTTAGAAAAAGTAGATATTCCTCTGCCCAAAGAAGTTATCAAGCAAAAAATTATTCAAAGGGATGCCAGCTATCTGAACCTGCCTACTGAAAGACAAGAAAAACTGCTTCAAGAAAATATAGAACAACTTAAGCTGCTGATTATTACAGAAAACTTACTTAATAAACACAATATACAAATAACTGACGATGATTTGAAACGGCAGTACATACTTCAACTCAAACAACAATGGCAATACTTAACTCAAAAAGACACAAATGTATTTACTATTGAGGATATTAAGTTAGAAGAAGAGAACCCAAATCTGTTAGAAAGAGTAGAGAAAGCCCTGCAAAACGAAGAGAATCTAAACAACACTCTAGCCAAAGTTGAAAAACATTACTTGAAAAAAATTCTTCTTGAAAATGTACCTTACACTACAAAGGAAATTTCTATTGTCGAATTTGAAAAACTAAAAAAGTAACCAAAATTCAACCTTTTTAAGCCACACAAAGGTAGATCTACCTTAGTGTGGCTTGATTTTTGTGCATTTCTAAAATTGTATGAAAAATTTATCTGATTTAGAGCAAGAAAAACAGCAATTGCTGCAAGAGTTGGAAGCATTAAAAAAACAAATACAAAAAGATATTTTTGTGTTAGAAACAAAGTATAGTACAAAAAACATAACTAAAAACATCAGCCGAGAACTCTCCAAAAAGTATTTGAACAAACGTTTGTTTTTTATTTTAGGGATAAGCGCAGGAACAGCCCTCGTACTTTATTGGCTATCCCGTAACAGAAAACGAAAAAAAGTCAAATGTTCGGGTATAAAAACAGAGCCTCAATCTTATGCAGTAGCTCGTAAAGATGACAAACCTTCATTTGTAGCAGATTTAGCCAAAGAAGTGTTATGGACAATAGCTTTGGAGTTAGTACGCAAAAAGGTAAATGATTATGTTAAGAAAAAAACAGCATAAGCAACTAGCCCAAGGTTCTCATTTGCTAAACCATTTTTGCCACCATTTTAATTTAGGCGCATCAAAGGGAGCAACTACGCCCTGCTGCTGTATAGCCGATAAAGCTGCGGATGCATCGCTATATCGTGATAAAAAGATTTGTATAGCTTGGGTGTACTCGGACTTTTTGTTCCAATAGTGAGTAATGTAGCTATTAGAAGGTTGAATAGTAAAATTTTGCTGAAAAAAGTAGCTCACTGCGAACTGTTCTATGATATGTTTGGGATACTTTGGATAAATTTCATCTACAAATTCAATAACTTTTCGCAAGACAGGTACATGTACAGGCAAAAAGCCAATTACGCCCGCATTCCACATATACACATTTAGATTTATTGGACAGCCCTCAAAAGTTAACTTTTTCATATTTTTTCTAAAACGTTTCATTTGTCCCGTGCGATGTGTACCTACAAAGTACTCTCTAACGTGCATTACGATGCTTTTATCAGTTATTTGTTCAAGTACAGGGCTATAGTTTTGTGTAAAAAATGTATCTCCGTCAAGGTAAAGTATGGGATTTTGAGAAAACTGTTCATGCAAGTTTAGCAACATCATAATTTTTAATCTGTGTGTAAAGTCGTGCGTACCTCTCCACGATTGGATAATTTTCGGAGTAAGTATATGAAAATGGACGTGAGATTGAATAAGCTCAAAAGCAGCGGGCTTATCAGTGTAGAGGTGGATTTCTATCCTTTCTTGCGGTGCAAAAGCTAATGCTGTCAAAATAGAGTATAGAGTTTGAGTGTATCCTTCTAAATTTCCATAAGATTGATAGACCAACAAAACTTTCATGCAAGCAAACATACACAATACTTTCAAAACAAGCTCTTGGATTTATTTAATTTGCAAGCATTATGAAAATGGTTATTCAAAGAGTAAAGTATGCTTCAGTTACGGTGGATAATGTTATTGTGGGCAAAATTGATACAGGTTTATTAGTTTTGGTAGGCTATACGCATACTGATACTCAAACTGATTTTGAAAAATGGGCGAAAAAAGTTGTGCAGATGCGCATATTTAATGATGAGCAAGGCAAGATGAATTTATCGGTTGTGGATATTAAGGGGGATATACTTTTAGTTAGTCAATTTACGTTGTACGCGGATACGAGAAAAGGCAATCGCCCGAGTTATATTCAAGCGGCGCCGCCCGAGATAGCTATTCCCTTGTACGAAAAGACGATTCAAGCTTTTGAAAAAGTGCTAGAAAGACCTATTCAAAAAGGGATCTTTGGTGCAGACATGAAGGTAGAGTTGCTCAATGATGGTCCTGTTACGATTGTGATAGACACGGATGCTTAGAGTTGCTTTTTTCTAACCGAATAAGCCTAATTCTGTAAAAACGAATGTGGATATTGATTAAAAGTTTTAATTTTTTTGGGCGTGCCCTTGTGGGCGTTTCGCTTGCGCTCATGCCCACAAGGTCGGCGTGCTACGGGCTACGTGCGGAATGCCCCGACCCTTGCGCAGCAAGGGGCACGCCCAAAAACAAACCTAAATTTTATTGAACTTAATAAAAATCTCTATTTTTGTACGTTTTTCATGCCCAATTCAAACAGAAAAATAGGTTTATTTACAGCATCTTCCCTCATCGTTGCCAACATGATAGGTACAGGAGTATTCACCAGTTTAGGTTTTCAAGCACTTGGGATAAGTTCAGGATTCGCATTAGTGTTTTTATGGATAGTAGGGGGCGTAGTAGCCCTATGCGGCGCATTGACATACGGAGAAATTGGCAGCCGCTTCCCTCAATCAGGTGGAGAATATACCTATTTGAGCAAAATATATCACCCTGCTTTGGGCTTTTTATCGGGCTGGGTATCTATTACGGTCGGTTTTGCAGCCCCCGTAGCCGCAGCGGCAATGGCTATGAGCAAATACGTCGGATATTTATATCCTCAATTGCCTAAATCCTTCTTTGCTGCAACTATTGTGGTCTTAATCAGTAGCTTGCATGCTATTCACTTTGGAATCGGCAAAAGTTTTCAGAATTTTTTTACAACCTTAAAAGTTTTGGTCATCCTTATTTTTATCCTTGCAGGATTTTGGACTAAAAACGATGGGGATGCCAATTTTACAATCAACACAGAAGCAACTCATTCTATTTTTAGTGCAGCTTTTGCTATTTCTCTGTACTTTGTAGGATACTCATATTCAGGTTGGAACGCTGCGGCATACATAGCAGGTGAAATTCAAAATCCTGAAAAAAACTTACCTACATCATTACTTATAGGGACAGGAATAGTCGCTGTTTTATACATTTCCCTCAACTATGTATTTTTGAAAGTTGCTCCTTTGCATGAGCTTAAAGGGCAGTTAGAGGTAGGGGCTATCGCAGCTACGCACATTTTTGGACACTCGGGCGGCAAA
This window of the Bacteroidia bacterium genome carries:
- a CDS encoding tetratricopeptide repeat protein, giving the protein MKKHILILILFSWLCSLQTILAQQSKITNAGIHLNNGEFEEALKNVDEALANESTKNEPKAYFYRVRALVGIAGNPKLFAKYPNAGEEAYQAYKKTMELDTKGKYKEDLVKIYVPQISLILFNGALTELKEKKYNTAKEKLKKVADMNPLDVKKPVSLQYHTVLGQAAYFDGDFTLAKATLSQLVEKNAEDPTAYLTLSNIYNQEKNFEQALSILQKGKSVNEALIAKINKSIDSIKSTKGFNEKDPTYKFLKEGLDACIANKVRMRNEEFNIYIRQGTIDQKINELKQEVEKDPNDVALRYLYGKVSEPKDKDKAEISAFKTSIEQYKKVIELNPTYFDALYDLGAIYLREGKRLHDAAEELFLKDKAKSEEMEKSSKEHFNIALGYLERANEIQPRNADLINALRSLYISSGQIEKANLVKCRIDPNCTQRLYSRKQLENMLVGKKREVMTQEIGNPKDPNGKKNPDGTVSVFYERISYDGDNFKNPDAQMEVIFDGAKIKELKFQ
- a CDS encoding glycoside hydrolase, coding for MYLCRLLVVCAVITITACDSPRNSTKSPKKEVVLVEGNFKITEISDKNLIKIQGPIRTFEELSIVVNPANPDYWTGGAQVPLYYFTTPDNGKTWKYNRIRNRNINVLGDPALTADKEGNVYMVYIGGWKDSGIFCQVSTDKGLTFPGKSTDVLAHKGLVPFEDKAYPCADLTDNPQTQNNIYIAWTQFSRYRGLKEWDEMYKGTKDSSIILFARSTDRGKTFSKPIRLDTKAGSAADDDHTNEGAMPAVGPNGEVYVSWACDENIYFVKSLDAGQTFTKPIVATNIVGGWNITIPGLDRSNGMPVIGCDIAPNSRYRGTIYINWVDTRNGIDNTDVFIVKSTDGGKTWSKPIRVNQDKTRSYQFLTWMSVDPITGYIYCVFYDRSRTKGNATEVILAVSRDGGETWTNEFISEKPFTPYETDFFGDYIGISAYAGRVRPFWMHWENHESVLYIKKYDEPNLTFQPKQ
- a CDS encoding class I SAM-dependent methyltransferase → MHYDPIKKSLGKVFNKTPFLRKLFYKLLNLLLLRAWHIYKHVKTWAKDKKNKPIHILDAGCGFGQYTYTLSKMSNLWQITAVDVKEEQIRDCNQFFEKIGKSDKVKFYVEDLITYQKPDTFDAILSIDVMEHILPDEQVFQNFAISLKKGGKLFISTPSDEGGSDVHQEGDTSFIEEHVREGYNKKDITQKLLKAGFSKVEVLYSYGTYGKISWRLSMKYPLLLLNKSKWFFILLPFYYLIFFPICFVLNWIDLHQNNSTGTGLIVLAEK
- the dtd gene encoding D-aminoacyl-tRNA deacylase, coding for MKMVIQRVKYASVTVDNVIVGKIDTGLLVLVGYTHTDTQTDFEKWAKKVVQMRIFNDEQGKMNLSVVDIKGDILLVSQFTLYADTRKGNRPSYIQAAPPEIAIPLYEKTIQAFEKVLERPIQKGIFGADMKVELLNDGPVTIVIDTDA
- a CDS encoding amino acid permease encodes the protein MGVPLWAFRLRSCPQGRRATGYVRNAPTLAQQGARPKTNLNFIELNKNLYFCTFFMPNSNRKIGLFTASSLIVANMIGTGVFTSLGFQALGISSGFALVFLWIVGGVVALCGALTYGEIGSRFPQSGGEYTYLSKIYHPALGFLSGWVSITVGFAAPVAAAAMAMSKYVGYLYPQLPKSFFAATIVVLISSLHAIHFGIGKSFQNFFTTLKVLVILIFILAGFWTKNDGDANFTINTEATHSIFSAAFAISLYFVGYSYSGWNAAAYIAGEIQNPEKNLPTSLLIGTGIVAVLYISLNYVFLKVAPLHELKGQLEVGAIAATHIFGHSGGKIMSIIISLLLVSSISAMIMVGPRVSEAMGKDYSILAFLAKRKNDTPLVAIFVQSLISLFFIVTATFDQVITYIGFTLNLFLFMTVLGVFVSRYRNTPPQYTGYKTFLYPFVPMLFLVIEGWVLVYGLIYKPIESQLGLITVLSGLIFYYLDVSKKRK